CCCAGAAAAAATTCGGCAATGCTAAAGCCATCTCTTCCGATCAGTTTTTCAACGATCGGGAGCCCGATTACGAGACGAAGGCGAATCTGAATCGATTTCAGGGTTCTTCCAGTATTTCATCAGCCGAGTTTTTCGGCAATGGCAAAGGTAGTTTTaccatttaatatttttttatgtgaaatttttgttttgggtTAGAAGCCACTCCAAGTTCGCACATGCAAGCGTATGATTTGGACGACGTCAAGGAGAGCGTGAGACAAGGAGTGACGCGAATCGCCGGCAAGTTCAGTTATTTAGCTAATGAAGTCATGTCTTCGTTGCAAGATCGCTACGGTAACTAGCAGTTagtgaaaattgaaaaaaactaagctttatcTTGGCACATTTACAATAAATCGTTGAAATGATTATATATTTTATCCAGTTGAAAATGTGCcttgattttattattaaggGGGTTAATGTTGTAATTATGTAGGCACGGATAATAGCACTGtgacatttttatcaaaatcacCTAAACAAGATTTAAGAGTTAGACAGTGCCATTTGTTCTACTTTGTTAAGTcttgtttaaagttttattttttctctattatgtatcaaatttattttattgtgacGATGCAATTGTTTACCTCGACATTTcagtttatatatttttttgaataaatatgCTATAAACATGAATGCAGTTTTATTTTCCCCACCAAAAATAAAGGTTATGAAAATGTCAACTTGACAGCTGGTGTTTTTGTTATTCTAACAAAAaggattatttattttaaaaatggataaGGAAGATTTGTTCTTACACACTTATTTTACGCATTTATCCCAAATATCTTATGACAAAGCCAAGGAACACGTCGTATGTTGACACCTGACTTAACCTCAATCCCTGTCATGAATTTGTAGGAAAAAGAGAAAGAAATCTACAAGGGGGCACAATTGTCGTTGTGGGGCACGTTTTTAAACTTCTTACATCATCTAATTTTAACCGAGAAGAGTTACATAGAGTTAGGTTTTCTccaaacgaaaaataaaagttttttgcgTAAAGACGTATTAATTTCCCGTTTAAAGCGATTTTTTGCTAATTGAACATTTTAGAATTCCTTACGTTCGATTTATGAGAGTTTGAGGTCAGACTTACGTAAACTGGAAGACAATTGCAAATCAACTGTAACCGACAGAAGGGTCCAACATTATTGCCAAAacatttaccaatttttaaatgcgCGTATCAATATGATCGATTTGTGAGTCACCCTAACTAGTAAAACCCgcaaaaaattgtgattttagaTACGAGCGAATTTATACAATGGGGCTCAACAATCAGTTCATGTACGCAGACATGCTCAAGTACGTCCAAAATATTATCGAAAAACACTCGCTTGACTTCACTGACATTAGTCTAACCCCGGTCAAAGCCACTTTTGGCttggaaattgaaattttggagCAACTTTTTAAAGCCTTGACTGAGCTACAAAGACTACAGTTTTTACCGTCTCTCGCCCTAATTCATGGGGCACATACAAGACTAGCCTTGTGGGAGAGCAAAATACCAAATCGCGAGGTTAGTTCAtttgattctcatctagttagcTTTGAGAATTTTCACGAGGCGACTAGATGACAATCATTTTAACGcaccttgtatttttttcagaattggAAAATaagttttctcaaaaataaccCGCTCCCAGCCTTATTCCAAtggctccaaaaattaaaagggtccgttttgagcaaatttagtttgtATTTTCACGATACTTTGGCCCAGCAAACCACACCAACGGATATGAGGCACTTGTGTGCCAAATTACATCACGACCATTACCAAAAGTTAGTTgtgttttttatgatttttcctaattttttaatcgtaGAATGGTGAGTTTCCACCGAAAATATGAAGCGGCTTGCGTAATTTTGCTCTCGGACAACCAAGTCAGTTGTGATACTACTGATTACGACAGTTTTCCAATCATAGTCTCATATCCTCCCGTAAGACgaccaaaattaattaaatatttttttacgttgaGAATTTTCCAGAGGAGTCCTCCACAATTAGACACAATTCTAAAAATGATATCGGAAACAACCGACGAGCTTGCAATTGTCgataaaatcatttacaaaTTTAGCTCTCAggtaattgaaataataaacgagttttttcgcaaaaaaaattttagagccAATGCACCTACATTTTAACGACTGTGGAaccaaacatttatttagtGGTACTGTtcgaaagcaaaaaatcggAAAAGGACGCCTTCATTGGTAATTTTGTGACTGAGATTTGCACCAATCTGAGGTGCACTAAGGTGTTTACAGCCTTGAAAAACAcctcaaaataaataaattttgtatcaaTTCACTTTGCCGCTTGTTTTATTTCCCATGGTAccaacaaaacacaaaaatcccTTTTCAGCCATCTTGAAACGCAAGTAGACAGGTGTGTATTTTACTCATTTAAATCggttatttttgtgaaattaaagGTAATTTAAGTGTGTTTGGTCacatttttaacgtttttgctccttatttatgtattttccgGTGTTAAATCGAGTtaaatgagtttttatttgCGTTAGTGAAACGGCATGGTTACGCACGTTTTGATAACTTTTTGTGCGTTTTACCCCAATAAGTGTAcgttttttgcagaaaatgcCGTCTGTGACGCTGAAGGACGTCGACCAGCACAAGTTCGTCAAGGCTTTTGCCCAGTTTCTCAAAAAGTGAGTTGCACTTAACCGCACTTTCCGTACCAACTTTAATTTTCAGAACTGGCAAATTGCGTGTTCCTGAATGGGTCGATTTAGTTAAGACTTCGCGAGCCAAGGAGTTGGCGCCCTACGACCCTGATTGGTACTACACCCGGTGTGCCGCCGTTGTGAGACACATTTACATGAGGTCCCCCATTGGTGTGGGTTCTGTGACTAAAATTTTCGGAACGCGTAAACGCAACGGGACCAAGCCGTCACACTTTTGCCGCTCTGCCGGGAGCATAGCGCGAAAAGTCCTCCAAAGTCTGGAAGGGCTCAAGCTTATTGAGAAGACACCAACAGGAGGTAGGGAGCTGACCCAGCAAGGACGACGTGATTTGGACCGGATTGCGGCTCAGGTGAAGGCTAAAGAGCGTAAAGCGTTAAAGTCTGCCGCTGCTGTTATTGCGCTATGAGTGAATAAATAAGGTTTTTTAAGAGatttattttgattctttTATACCTTAAACATTGATATTTACATGTGCTGGATACAATGACTAGACTTTAAACCTTTCCTAACAGTCTGAATATGATTGGCACTATTTTCACGTGTTCTTAGTTAGGTACGATGGACTTGTAAATGAATAAGGCAAGAGTTTGGGAGATTGATAATTGAAATGAGGCTATCACATCGCGATTTCCCGTCAGTCCGTTACAAGgcgtataaaatttttagtagATGAAGCGTCTAAAGAGAAACGGCATGCATTATAGGCCTGGAACTGGGCCAAAAGTTAGCGggctaacaattttttaagtccCCAAACAACATAcaaaatcttacaaaaaacaatcaaaattataagcaattatcaatttgcgttcccCCTTTTATCTGTGAAAAAGCAGAGAAAAAAAAGTCcagacaccatatttctatcttcaacggttaaggtttaaattaattttccatcTGATTGTATTATTGGTTTGTCTTGTACttaatgttatattttttttttaattttgagtgctcTTGCTAGACTCTGGCAACATTAacgaaactataaaaaatgtactGTTTTTAGTCCGCTAACTTTTCGGACCCACTTGAaacaataaagttttatttgaattgGCCTTGACTATCCTAACAAATGGCCTTCCCGGCcgataaaatctaaaaacccCAACAAAATTTGTACTGTTCAACATTTCAAAGCGTTGCTTGTGGCGTACTACCCTCCATATTCCCATCAACCCCCGCTTGCCTCAGCCAATGCCTCAAATTCCTCGTTCTTTCGACAAGCGTAGTAGTAGCCCCTTGATTAGCGTGCGTCACTACCGTACTTTGAGCGTTAGCTAGCGCCACATGTTGGCGGTAATTGTGCAAACGATCGGCCAACGTGGGGATGGACGGTGGCGCCGGAACGGTGGCAGCCCCTGCTAACAGCGGCCAACCTAAGTCAGGGTAGACTAGGGGTGGTATTACTGCGAAAGGGTTAATTTTGATCAGTGGCCAATTGGGGGACAGGGACCTGGGGGACTTACCCGAAATCCCACCTTGTTGTTGCTGTTTGCGTAAAACATCCCAGATTTCGCGAATTTCCGAATTCAAGTTCTCCAAGCTTTGGATTATTTCGGAAGATTCTTGGAGGTGCTCCCCGTGGATGAAACTCTTCCCGGGGTTGGGGTCAGCGGTGGCGAACTCAGTCGAGCTTATCCCTGAACTGGCACTGTGGGAGGAAATGTCGCTCAGAGTGGCGTCTTCTTGGCGGTTTTCCGCCGTCATGGTGGCCCTCTGCAAGGACTGCTCCAAGTGCCTCAACCTGATAATaagataagaaaataatggGTTGTACgaccaacaaaaataattaaagaacCTGATAACCTTCTCCCCCAGAAGACTCCTCGTTCGGTGAAGCGACACCTCCATATCAGTCAACTCCTTCTCCTCCTGGCACAACTGTTGCAACGTGTGCCTGGCCATAGACCCGTGTTTCAACTTCAATTCTTTCTGTCTCTGCTGGAAGAGCGATTTCTGATTCCTCAAACTCTCTTTGGCCCTTTTAATCGAATCCCGCTCCAAGTGTATCCTATGCCGAAAAAATTCCAATTCGGAACTCCCCTCAAATTTTTGACCATCGGAAAATGGATACCTCAAATGATACGTATCAGCTTGTGGATTTTGAGGGAACTGGTCCTCCAAATCCTCCAATTTCTGCAACTGTCGCCGCAAATTCTCAACAGGGGAGCACGAACGTTGGTTACGACGTGATTTCGATCCCGTGTTGATCCTCGAAGTTGAGGAGCTTTTCAAGCGggagaaaattttttttcggctGCGACCTGGATTTGTGGAGTCACTCGAATCacaatcttttttattttcgcttTTATCGCTGATTGAAGTGTCCAGGTCTTGGATGATTAGTTGGCGGGTTGCTCGGTGCTCGGGTTTTTTCGTCTCAGAACGGGGGGGTTTACGTATGGGGGAATTCAGCGGAGTCCTGAAATGATAATTAATGGGATAAATGTTTACGTCATGGTTGAGACAAACACCGACCTGTCTTTGTTGTTGGAGTGACTGCGTTCCGTTTCCGACCCTGTGGTTGTTGTCGCCCCGCTTTGTTCCTTCCTTTTGTTCCGCTTCTCGATTGACATTTTCACGTCGGTTTTCAGTCTCAAATATTTCTCCTTCAAGCATCGGTACTTATCTTCTAGCAGTCGTTTCTCACAAcggattttttcaaacttatcgTCTTTCCTATCGTCTACTTTACTAGTCTTTAGTTCCTCAATCACAGCCTTGTGGTCCCGTCTCAAGGCATCTTCCTCAGCCTTGAACCCTTTTTTCAACTCCTCGATAATTATAGCATGGTTCTGTTTCAATTGTTCGACGTTTGAGTTGTGCGTTAGAATCATCTCGTCACGATTTTTCTCCATTCTTTCGGCCAAGTCTTTCTCGATTTCGACCAATTTCTCCTCGTAGTACTTCTCCAACTCTTCTTTCTTTGCCTCGAACTTTTCCTTCATTTGCGATTGTTCTTGTTcaaaatctttttcaaactttcccCTCGTCTCTTCCAATAACTTCTCAAACTTGATCCTTTCCTCGTTTAGCGCCCCTTTGTTGCGATTTTCCATCTCAATTCGCAAATTCTCCAACTCTGATTTGATCCGATCTTCGTGGTCACTTTTAGCATTAATTAAAATGCGTTCAAGTTCCTCCTTTTGTGACTCTTGTAAGTCGTCACGGAATTTCACCAACTCATCGTTTTTCTCCTCCCAGATGTTTTGTTTCATTTgggcaatttttttctcgGCTTTTTCCTCTAGTTTCTTCGATTTGATCAACATTTTGGTGTGGAGAGGACTTTCGTCCGAACCGTTACTTTTAAGAGAGTCATCTTCGGAGTCGGAACCTTTacttattgttaattttggtttaataAAGTCGGTTGGGTTTGGCTTAATTAGTTTCTTTTCGTTCGTTAAGTCGGGGACCGGGCTTACGGTAAATCGTGATTTTGGCTTATTTGGAGTCACTTTAACATTGATGATGTCATTCCCTATGTCATCATCACTGGAAGTTGATTTATCCGAAAATGTAAAGCCAACATCGGTGTTCGTATCGAGGTTAAACCTCACACTTTTCTTATCATCATCGTCCTTCTCCGACTTGTCTAAAGAAACCTTATCAAAATCCATACTCCGGGAGACTTCCAAGGAATTGCGTTCCCTGAGGATACTCCTTGGTTGGTTTTGCACATCCGGGGAATCACTCTTTGCCGGACTTGGGGCCAAATCAGCGCCTTTCTTTGTGTTACACTTCAGAAACATTGATCCTCCACCACTTATCTTCAATTCTGGTTTATCCAACACACGTGGATGTTTCTCAAAATTGCTTTTCTCATCGAAACTATTGAAAATATTGAGACTAATTTTCCGCGACGAAAGTAAATGCTCCTCCGAGCGTTGTTTGAGGAGTTTGGCTTCGTGCTTGGGGCTGGTTTTGAGTGGCGAAAGTTTGAGTTTGGTGAGTTTTGGAGGCTCCTCAAAACTTGGAATTTCATCTCTGGCATAAGTTGCATCTTCGGTGGGTTCACCAAGACTTAGAGATTGGCTTTCGGCACGGACTTTTTTCACCAAACCGCGGTAAACGTCGTCGAGAGGGTGCTCCCATTGTGTTTTTCccgtgttgttgttgtagtagTAGTATGATTTTGATTTGTCGTCATAGCTGGAATTCCGGGTTATGATTAATTGTAAGGGGGTGTTTGGGGTTACCAAGGTCTCCAACCGGGGGGCAAAGCCTTCATGAGGCCCTCGGCTGCAAGCGGGAGCAGCTGGGGCTCGGAGTCCGGGTCGATCCCGATTTTTGTGGCATAGTCCCGGATTTCTGCACAATATTAAAAGAAACCAAAGGGGATTATCGggatttttcgtaattttaacCGAACGTGTGTGCAATTATTTGTTCCACTGAATAAGTTGAAGTTTCTTGATACTTATCAATGTTTattcagtattttttctattaggTTTTAAAAGGATATTCTCAGTGTTTGAAAAAAGGACAATGTAAATgtggatattttttattactaaaatttatcaattttattactattatattattatatattattactattttattactatGACTTAAATAAATCCCAATtgattcatatttttattttatttttttctaaaaactttttttaaacagtgatGTCTGTGCTGATATGGACTACAACTTTTCacactttgtttttttctcgAATTTCTCGAAAAAATAGATCTCGGAATAAAAGCTGCTTAAAAACACCGtattttttcacttaaaaatttgctgtaaaCAAATTCTAATTTGGGTTTTGCGAGCTTGAAGTGTTTGAAAATTGTGAGCGAGGTCCAGGAGTGATGGGATGATTTGTACTCACCTTCAGCAGAAGGGTGGCTCGTCTCATCGAACACTTCTTCGCAAACAATGGACATTATCGAAGGCTTCGCATAATAATCGCTTGTCGGAACAGACAGCTGATATTAGGACATTGACAGGTGCGGGGAGTGGGTAATGAgggtaaaaataaacaaatggtGGTTGTGCGCCGCCATCTGTTCGCCACTGGCAGGAACTGAGGGTTGTGCAATCACCGGAGCGTGACTCCGGGACTCCGGGCCCTTCTGGTTTTAGCCCCCCTGGAAcaccagatttttttaatttgggaaAATTGCCCAGAATTGTGATTTTCTGGGGTTGGTTGCGTTGGGGTTGGTTTCCGGTTCGAGTCCGGGTTGCGTCGGGGGTGGGGGAGGGAGCGCATAGCTGGAAGCTGGAAGGACCTTATTGATCTCGAAGTGTTCCTCTCCTCAGAGGGATCACACCCGTGGTGTTCGTTCCATAAACCCGGTCATGACTCTGGTCGCACGTTCGCAAATCCGGGCTTTTTTCCTCACATAACGTTTATGATACCATGTAGTGATAAAATGGCAACGTCCAGTGACGGTAAATCGTTGGTAAATGCGATGGGACTGAGAAAACGATTCAAATGGTGGAAATATTACGTGCACTTGGACTACCTAAAACAAATTCGATACGTTTCCAGTACCTGAGattcgaaatttttgttttaatttcgcgtgtttttggttttttttcaCGTTTTGGTTGGTTGTTTTTCGACCGGTAACGCACAATGTTAGACGTATCGTTTCATTTGTGATATTTACGACGTAGGTgagtcgtttttttttcccAAACTTATTGTTTGggaatttcacaaattttcagaCGATTCGCCATCTAAATCATGGTGGATTTAGGAGGCTATGTGATCATTCTGGCCGAAACCAAGGACAAGAAAATTAAACTCTATGGTAGTGGTAAGGCGGCCACCTAAACCAAACCCCAATCTTGACCTTTTCCAGGTTCACCTGCAGATAACGATAACTTGGAAGTGGGAGATGAGATTTTGGAAGTGAACGGAAAAACGCTAGAAGACGCTTGCCACGCTGAAGTCATCAGTCACATACACCAGGTCAGGATTTAactaaatgattttttttgtggttGGCTTGACCCGATTTTTTGAGCGTAGTTCAAGTGCTGCGAAGTTTTGACATGTTGACCTACTTTTCGAaagcttttttataatgtagggGCAGGCAGTTACGAAAATTCCAACTCGAATTCAGCTGCTGAAAATTAGGCTTTGGCTCGGATCGaattcataatttatttttccggccatttcaaaactattccacatttattaaaatatatcaGGGAGGTCCTGTTCAGAAATCACTGAGGGGGCAAAGGATTTTTTCATTCAgaattggatttttaattaatgattaattccaaaattatatattttttaatttaattaaatattaaattaaattaaataattaaattatttcaaaagaaATCAAAATCGACCGATAGTTTAAAAACATAagtgttaaaaattacatcagaaaatacaaaaaaaatactgattttttattttagttagtAGTTTCGCTCTTTTAGACATATTTTAGTTGTATTTTATGTTCAGTTCTTTAggaatgttaaaaaataatagtcaaAAACGCAGgtgtttttatgatttttttatcgtaagttttttgtgtaataatgtTTATTCTGGTGGTAGAACTTAGAGTTAGACAAAATCTAGAGTTAAAAATTTGTTCGCAGTGCATCCGATCGCGCACAATATGCCTCCGTGTGAAGCGTCGCAGCGGCGCCCGTCTGGGTGAGTACCAACAACCAAAGGTCCATCATCCATCCCATGTCCATTACGTAATAGCAGTACCCATACTAAAGCGCTAATTCCATGCCTCGTTTGTGTTCGTCGGCTTTCGGCCACAGGTAAAGGTGGATTACCTACACGTTCTCCATCAGTGTCCGCGATCGGCGAACCGGAGGTGTTTCGAGTGAAACGAGTGCATTGTATATGTGAAATCGCCCCCAACTAGCTATATCGGATTAGACTCTTATTGGTACGCTACTGAAATCGATCACTAGTGTGACTCATCATTGCGCACAATAATAGGCCCCAAATCGGGACAGTATCATGGTCCGGATATTAAAATGTCATCATCATTGATGCGGATTATGCAATGTGGAAACAATCGatatgttgttgttgttgtatcGTTGCCTTTGCCGTTTTTCGAGACGCGCGAGAGTCAAGGCTAACCGGAATATCGACACTTTTTCGCTCCGGTACTGTTAGAGAGGCGATTTCGGACGCACGGCCATTTTTAAAGCCGGAGTTATTTACCCACGGGATGGAAAACATACACAAACATTCCGCACATTCTCCGACATTCACGCGCGAAACCATGCATTGCACACAGGGTGACTCAAATGACACCATTCAACCTAAATGCTCTCGTTCCTATTTTATTCATTGTGCTTTGGTTTTTTTCTATAGCTTTATTTGACCCTAAACTTTATTAAGCTCGAAGAACTTAGGTGACACACCCTGTACAAGACAGTAAAGTTTAATTTTCCATTATTTCGATTGAATTACTAACTTACTTTGATtgacaattataaaaaacgccaaaaaaaaatcattttatattaatttatcaTGCAGAAAACAGTAGATCAAGTACCATTTTATCGTTTGCGTTggaataaaatcattttttttcttcattatttttcaaatgaaacatttttggGCCGGTAAAATTTTCCGATAGTGTTCTCGTGTGGTCATTTCAGGCGGAACTAATTACTGGTTGTCTTAAATGACAGTTCGGGTTAATTACGGTTCCATCATGTAGTGAAAATTTACAGATTTCTAAAACCATTCACGAATAATGACCCTAATTGGGCTAATCGTTTGGTGCTATTGTCCACCTGTCATTCCACAATGGTATAATTTTAGAGATGGGACTGTAACTAATTCGGTTTATTGATCGAGTTTTTCGCATTCTAATTTTGGCAAATGTGGGTGGGATACTGAAGTCCTCAATAAATAAACTGGCGCTTTTGCTTAATGAGACAAAAATTGGAATATTGGAATTAATTGCATTTTGGGAACTGACTGactaatttgtttaataaaaagtgattatttattatccGTAACGTGTAAtgcaaaacaaattaaattccgCACGTTGGAGCATGTTTCCAATTAGAGATTTACGAGAAGATTCgcattatcaaaaaaaaatccttttttaCACTAATTTCTCCCAATGTCCTTTGatgatttttcgaattttcttAAGATTTTTTCTGATTACCTCAATTTCTTTTACCCAGGGATAATTTAtactgatttatttttctcttttctcACTGAAAACCCTTTTGAGCAGATTTGACAACTGTTCATGCGAGTTTGAGTCGACTTATGACTTCTAACAAGTCAATAGAAAGTAGGAACAAATCGTAACTAATGGCTCAACCATGTATTGGTTTATTTTCCGAACCATATAATGTATAGAAAAGATTGTGTAACTACCCACACTTATTGAAACGACATGCTTTTTAAATGTATGAGAACTTAACATAACAGAGATCTGAAATATTCTGA
The sequence above is a segment of the Tribolium castaneum strain GA2 chromosome 9, icTriCast1.1, whole genome shotgun sequence genome. Coding sequences within it:
- the LOC663562 gene encoding small ribosomal subunit protein eS19, producing the protein MPSVTLKDVDQHKFVKAFAQFLKKTGKLRVPEWVDLVKTSRAKELAPYDPDWYYTRCAAVVRHIYMRSPIGVGSVTKIFGTRKRNGTKPSHFCRSAGSIARKVLQSLEGLKLIEKTPTGGRELTQQGRRDLDRIAAQVKAKERKALKSAAAVIAL
- the Cep164 gene encoding uveal autoantigen with coiled-coil domains and ankyrin repeats isoform X3, which codes for MSIVCEEVFDETSHPSAEEIRDYATKIGIDPDSEPQLLPLAAEGLMKALPPGWRPCYDDKSKSYYYYNNNTGKTQWEHPLDDVYRGLVKKVRAESQSLSLGEPTEDATYARDEIPSFEEPPKLTKLKLSPLKTSPKHEAKLLKQRSEEHLLSSRKISLNIFNSFDEKSNFEKHPRVLDKPELKISGGGSMFLKCNTKKGADLAPSPAKSDSPDVQNQPRSILRERNSLEVSRSMDFDKVSLDKSEKDDDDKKSVRFNLDTNTDVGFTFSDKSTSSDDDIGNDIINVKVTPNKPKSRFTVSPVPDLTNEKKLIKPNPTDFIKPKLTISKGSDSEDDSLKSNGSDESPLHTKMLIKSKKLEEKAEKKIAQMKQNIWEEKNDELVKFRDDLQESQKEELERILINAKSDHEDRIKSELENLRIEMENRNKGALNEERIKFEKLLEETRGKFEKDFEQEQSQMKEKFEAKKEELEKYYEEKLVEIEKDLAERMEKNRDEMILTHNSNVEQLKQNHAIIIEELKKGFKAEEDALRRDHKAVIEELKTSKVDDRKDDKFEKIRCEKRLLEDKYRCLKEKYLRLKTDVKMSIEKRNKRKEQSGATTTTGSETERSHSNNKDRTPLNSPIRKPPRSETKKPEHRATRQLIIQDLDTSISDKSENKKDCDSSDSTNPGRSRKKIFSRLKSSSTSRINTGSKSRRNQRSCSPVENLRRQLQKLEDLEDQFPQNPQADTYHLRIHLERDSIKRAKESLRNQKSLFQQRQKELKLKHGSMARHTLQQLCQEEKELTDMEVSLHRTRSLLGEKVIRLRHLEQSLQRATMTAENRQEDATLSDISSHSASSGISSTEFATADPNPGKSFIHGEHLQESSEIIQSLENLNSEIREIWDVLRKQQQQGGISVIPPLVYPDLGWPLLAGAATVPAPPSIPTLADRLHNYRQHVALANAQSTVVTHANQGATTTLVERTRNLRHWLRQAGVDGNMEGSTPQATL
- the Cep164 gene encoding uncharacterized protein Cep164 isoform X1 → MSIVCEEVFDETSHPSAEEIRDYATKIGIDPDSEPQLLPLAAEGLMKALPPGWRPCYDDKSKSYYYYNNNTGKTQWEHPLDDVYRGLVKKVRAESQSLSLGEPTEDATYARDEIPSFEEPPKLTKLKLSPLKTSPKHEAKLLKQRSEEHLLSSRKISLNIFNSFDEKSNFEKHPRVLDKPELKISGGGSMFLKCNTKKGADLAPSPAKSDSPDVQNQPRSILRERNSLEVSRSMDFDKVSLDKSEKDDDDKKSVRFNLDTNTDVGFTFSDKSTSSDDDIGNDIINVKVTPNKPKSRFTVSPVPDLTNEKKLIKPNPTDFIKPKLTISKGSDSEDDSLKSNGSDESPLHTKMLIKSKKLEEKAEKKIAQMKQNIWEEKNDELVKFRDDLQESQKEELERILINAKSDHEDRIKSELENLRIEMENRNKGALNEERIKFEKLLEETRGKFEKDFEQEQSQMKEKFEAKKEELEKYYEEKLVEIEKDLAERMEKNRDEMILTHNSNVEQLKQNHAIIIEELKKGFKAEEDALRRDHKAVIEELKTSKVDDRKDDKFEKIRCEKRLLEDKYRCLKEKYLRLKTDVKMSIEKRNKRKEQSGATTTTGSETERSHSNNKDRTPLNSPIRKPPRSETKKPEHRATRQLIIQDLDTSISDKSENKKDCDSSDSTNPGRSRKKIFSRLKSSSTSRINTGSKSRRNQRSCSPVENLRRQLQKLEDLEDQFPQNPQADTYHLRYPFSDGQKFEGSSELEFFRHRIHLERDSIKRAKESLRNQKSLFQQRQKELKLKHGSMARHTLQQLCQEEKELTDMEVSLHRTRSLLGEKVIRLRHLEQSLQRATMTAENRQEDATLSDISSHSASSGISSTEFATADPNPGKSFIHGEHLQESSEIIQSLENLNSEIREIWDVLRKQQQQGGISVIPPLVYPDLGWPLLAGAATVPAPPSIPTLADRLHNYRQHVALANAQSTVVTHANQGATTTLVERTRNLRHWLRQAGVDGNMEGSTPQATL
- the LOC663544 gene encoding KICSTOR subunit 2, with product MDKEDLFLHTYFTHLSQISYDKAKEHVEKEKEIYKGAQLSLWGTFLNFLHHLILTEKSYIELGFLQTKNKSFLRKDNSLRSIYESLRSDLRKLEDNCKSTVTDRRVQHYCQNIYQFLNARINMIDLYERIYTMGLNNQFMYADMLKYVQNIIEKHSLDFTDISLTPVKATFGLEIEILEQLFKALTELQRLQFLPSLALIHGAHTRLALWESKIPNRENWKISFLKNNPLPALFQWLQKLKGSVLSKFSLYFHDTLAQQTTPTDMRHLCAKLHHDHYQKMVSFHRKYEAACVILLSDNQVSCDTTDYDSFPIIVSYPPRSPPQLDTILKMISETTDELAIVDKIIYKFSSQSQCTYILTTVEPNIYLVVLFESKKSEKDAFIGNFVTEICTNLRCTKVFTALKNTSK
- the Cep164 gene encoding uncharacterized protein Cep164 isoform X2; this encodes MSIVCEEVFDETSHPSAEEIRDYATKIGIDPDSEPQLLPLAAEGLMKALPPGWRPCYDDKSKSYYYYNNNTGKTQWEHPLDDVYRGLVKKVRAESQSLSLGEPTEDATYARDEIPSFEEPPKLTKLKLSPLKTSPKHEAKLLKQRSEEHLLSSRKISLNIFNSFDEKSNFEKHPRVLDKPELKISGGGSMFLKCNTKKGADLAPSPAKSDSPDVQNQPRSILRERNSLEVSRSMDFDKVSLDKSEKDDDDKKSVRFNLDTNTDVGFTFSDKSTSSDDDIGNDIINVKVTPNKPKSRFTVSPVPDLTNEKKLIKPNPTDFIKPKLTISKGSDSEDDSLKSNGSDESPLHTKMLIKSKKLEEKAEKKIAQMKQNIWEEKNDELVKFRDDLQESQKEELERILINAKSDHEDRIKSELENLRIEMENRNKGALNEERIKFEKLLEETRGKFEKDFEQEQSQMKEKFEAKKEELEKYYEEKLVEIEKDLAERMEKNRDEMILTHNSNVEQLKQNHAIIIEELKKGFKAEEDALRRDHKAVIEELKTSKVDDRKDDKFEKIRCEKRLLEDKYRCLKEKYLRLKTDVKMSIEKRNKRKEQSGATTTTGSETERSHSNNKDRTPLNSPIRKPPRSETKKPEHRATRQLIIQDLDTSISDKSENKKDCDSSDSTNPGRSRKKIFSRLKSSSTSRINTGSKSRRNQRSCSPVENLRRQLQKLEDLEDQFPQNPQADTYHLRYPFSDGQKFEGSSELEFFRHRIHLERDSIKRAKESLRNQKSLFQQRQKELKLKHGSMARHTLQQLCQEEKELTDMEVSLHRTRSLLGEKVIRLRHLEQSLQRATMTAENRQEDATLSDISSHSASSGISSTEFATADPNPGKSFIHGEHLQESSEIIQSLENLNSEIREIWDVLRKQQQQGGISGAATVPAPPSIPTLADRLHNYRQHVALANAQSTVVTHANQGATTTLVERTRNLRHWLRQAGVDGNMEGSTPQATL